Genomic DNA from Panthera uncia isolate 11264 chromosome E3, Puncia_PCG_1.0, whole genome shotgun sequence:
CCAACAACATGCACAGCCAGCAACAACCATGGAAGGATCTTCACCGTAGGGGTGAGGACCCAGGCTCACCCCAGGGGCTCTggctcctcccccagctcaggCCCACATTTGTTTCCACAGGGGCTTTCCGAGGAGTGTGCAAGAAAATCGATCACTTCCCTGAAGACGCAGACTATGAACAAGACACAGCAGAGTACCTCCTGCGTAAGTTTCCACTTCTGGGGTCTCCCCCAgggtggggggccagggaggggagggtggcccTGCAGTCACCCGGCTGCCCCTGAGGCTCCTCAGTGCTCACCCCTGGAAATGGATACTCCAAAGGAGCTTCTGGGACCTTTGCTACTAGACAGAGACATTCAAGCGATTCTGATATCTAAGTCTCTTTAATGTCAATAAACCAGAAATAGAAAGGGTAAAAGTAGGTGAGTCAAAACTGAAAGGTTCTTTTTAGTCTGCTTAGGAGGAAACTAAGGAATTTTCTCCAACTAGAACACAAGTTTTCGCCTTCCTGAGAGAGTTGAGTTGAGGTGTTAATGGGCACGGTCCTAAGGGGCAAGCCCTGGGAGAATAGATGTAAATCCAAGTTCCCCTCTGCAGTTTCCATCCTATTGGGGCAGGGCCAGCATCTGGGCTGGGGTTGTCCCGAGATCAGTAACCTGGATCTGACGCGGACTGTCACAAAGGCAGCACGTGAGGGGCAGAAGAGATGATGGCTTGGTGTGAGGTTTCTGGGTCCTGGTTGGCCTGGGCTTTTACCCTTGTCTGACTGCCTACTGGCTGGATTAAACCTGGGTCAAATTGCTTAACCTTTCCATCTCTCAGCCGTCTTTATCTAGTCGGATATGGAGATGATAATGTCATCTACATGACAGGCTCAAGAAATTTAACTGAGCTCACACACACGTTACCCTCAGCCCAGGGCTCAACTTGGAATGATGAAGCAATGTGGGCTCTCTCTTTTCTGTTGCACAAGACAAGCATAGCAAAGTCCAACTGCAAATAGGGGCCTGACATTGATCTAGGCACAGAGAGAACTGGGGCTTAACATAATCTAAATGTAACTTCTTCAACAAAATGTGTGTCAAGTTCACGCAAAAGGGAATTTCAAAGACATTGACTAAATTTACTGTTAGGGAATGTTAAAAGTAAGGGGTGTTTTTTTtatggctattacaaataaaaacttcaagaggggcacctagatgggtcagtcggttaagtgtccaacttgggatCAGGGcctgatctcgaggttcgtgagttcgacccctgagtagggctctccactgtccacacagagcctgcttcaggttttctgtctccctctctgtctctctctttctctcccctgctttctctctcgcgcgcgcgcaaagataaactttaaaaataaaataaaataataaaaacttcaatAAATTGTCCTATTCAGAGTATGTTTGTAACTCGTAACTCAAGAAGAATGGTGTTTCAATTACAACCACTTTTAGCCCTACTCACACCTGTTAGTCTCCAGACGGACTGTAAGTCTCTATATGAGCCTTGAACCACATTACAATGTAAGGGGTAGTAGGGTCGATTAAGAAATAGTtgtttttaagatgatttttaaaatgtaaacataccATTTCTCTGTTTGCGGTCCTTATGCATCTAGTAGGATTCATCCAAATGCCTACGGGAATTTGTACCAGCAGCAGAAAAATTTGGTATGGGGACTACAGGCCACACGTAGAGACGTTGCTTTGTACACGGACCTCCTCAGAAGAATGACCTTAGTGTCATCTCCAGGGGGATTCTACTGAGTACccatggtttttctttgtttttctttcctgctttaatGCAACATGGTGATGTTTGCCCTGCTGGAGGTGAAACACAGCTATAACTTCTATTTCACAACTTGCAGAACTGATTTAAGTTCTTCCCAGAGGTGGATTGCTTTTCCAACAGAGTATTTTGCTCCCCCTAAGAAGGTGAGGGTCCTTGCCCCCATCCCACGGTCCACCCACACTTCACTGGCCAGAGAATCAGGCTGAGGTTAAGGAGAGGCCTTTCTGAGTACACGAATGTCCCGCTGGGAATTTTGGAATCCCCGACCCCACCACACGGAGCCAGGGGCACGCTTCTGCAGGGGTCTCCAACCTCAACTTACCCCTAGATAGTTTGGAGAGGAAGAACAGTAGAGGAAAGAAGTAAGTAGGGGAGGAAGACAGTAAAACGTTTTTGTTTGAAGCCCCCTCGTGTCCATAGGGCTAATATGAACGTAGAGTGAGTCACAGAGGCGACGTCCTGAGGCAGACACCTGCAGCCCTGTATCTCGTTTGTGGGTAAAGAGTGAGTCTGGCCACCAGCTGGTTGCCACGTCCTTACTGCAGCCACCTTGCAAAGTTGCACTTTTATAAGCAACACGATTCAATAGCGTCAAACGTtcagattgtttcctttgtgcaTGATCATAATTTAATCatgctttgaatattttttttttaatttaaagcctCCTTCAATCAATTAAactcatcacattgaatatttgcACAGTTCCTGCCAATACACAATGCGAACGAACGCTTTAAAGGTTTGTTCGCAAGTTTCCCTTGAAGCCATTGGAGGCAGATCGACCCCTGATATTTGTGGGGTCCCAGGCCGAGGGTCCAAATGGAAGCCCGTAAGTCATACGCGTCAATATTGAGAAGTTATAAATGAGCTGTGCCTGCAGCCAGGCTCATGTGCCCACCCGGGACGCcagagcccccctccccagggtaCCCCTCGACTGGGGGCTAAAGGAAGCAGGGAATCCAGCCTCTCCCAAAACCTCACCATGGAAGCAGAGTGTTGGGAGGGGCGCTGTTATGGGGCCCCGGGTCTGCCCAGACTCCAGTGCTGGGTATCTGGGTGGCTGTCTTTAGGCAAAAGCAAacactctttccttttcttctcattaaGAGAACCTCACCCTTGTGTGCCCTCACACCCTCACCCCACTTCTACTCCAGTGCCCTTCCCAGGCAACCCACTTGGCTAAATCAGCTACCAGACTTTCAGAAAACTTTTGTGACATGACATTAAGTTGTAGAAAGAGTTTGGCAGTTGGCACATAAGCACCTCTGTGCAGTAGCAAAGAGAAACAGCAGGGGTAGGGTCACCATGAATGGGGGGCTTGAAAGCCTTGAACCTTCAGCTTTGAACTTCCTGAGGCCAAAAATGAACTCACACCCTTCCTgccgtgacccccccccccccccccccccactgctgcACCCGCACATGCCCTAGGCATTTTGGGCACCACCCTGAGCTCAGCAGCATGGCACCAGATATGGGCACGGTTTTCAACCCCTGTGTCTCCCACCACGCACTGCCAGTTCTGGTGGCTTCACCTTAGGATcatatcctggggcacctgggtggctcggtcggttagcacctgactcttggttttggctcaggtcatgatctcggggtttgtaagttcaagctccacatggggcttcACGcggacagcctggagcctccttgggattctttctctctccttctctgtctgcccctcccctgctctaaatCAATCAATCGATCGATCGATCAAAAGAAATATACCCTAAATCCTCCAACTTCTCGCCATCCCCGGCCCTTCCAAGAGCCTCATGGTGTTCAATTCTCTCCAGTCGCCATCTTGAAATGCTGAATGTTGGAACAAGAGaccttgcattttcattttgcactggggcCTGCAAATGACATAGCCATGTCTGACTGTCAACTCAACTGGCTTGTAAGCCCCATGAGACCTGGGACCCTAACTCTTTTGTACACGGTGAACATGGAATTTATTCAACTGGTATATTCTGGTCTGGACAGATCAGGAAATACCCTTATACTGGCTGGGTAAATATTGGAACCCCTACCATAggacccctcccccaggcctAAGGGGCCTCCCTTAGGGCCTCTCCATGATCCAGCAACTAAAGAGTTAACACAGGGGCCTCCAGGAGCTGCTCCAGCCCCTCAGCCAGCCCCTACTTTGAAGGGCAGCTCCTGTGCCCTGGGGGTGGCCGCACATGTCCCCTGGTGGTACCTGAGGGcccagcacagcgcctggcatCCAGTAGGTACACAGTAACATTGTTGCATGGATAAGTAAACTTTGTTCATTCAGTGACTAAGTGGGTATCAAGAGAATATTGCCAGACCAAGGAATAGGCAAAGATAGGTGTGCAGTGGGGAAAGGCTCTGCATTTTGGCCAACAGCGTGTGAGCCGACGGGAGAGACTCTGGGTGCAGGGCTGGCTACAGAATTGGCAGGGTCCAGGGTGAAGGAAGATCCCGGCTCCTCCTTCAAAACACAGGCaaaaaagctttttcttcttttctgttctctctctctcttgatctgTCACGGTGTCTTTTATTTGCCTACCTAATGTCACACTACCCCGAGGGGCATGGAGACACTCTGAGGGGTGAATGCATAGCTTTGCAGGTGCCTGGGGCTCGCACCGAACCCTGATCCTTCCTCCATCCATGCCCAGCCCCCACCAGGAACGAAGGGTGCCAGTGATCACTGGTTGGGGCAGGAGAATGGACAGCTAAGGCCCCATCCCAAGGagaagggggtgtggggagacAGAGACGATGACACAAGTCAAGGCTCCGAGTCCCCTAGTGCAATGTCCGTGGGCCCATCAGGCTTCACTTCTAAAACGCAATTCAAAGACAGACTGATTAAGAATTTCAGGACGGCGACTGGAGAGCGTTAGCACCGAGCACAGAGCCCTGAGCGGCCGTACTGGTCTCACGCCCGTGTTAGATGCAGGCTCTGTCCTCCTGCGCAGGCGCTGTTTTCCCCTGGGACGCCTGTGCCTGGGATGGGTGGATCCCGGGGCTGGCAGGGACGCAGGTGGaaccctctccccttctctccacagGAGCTGTGAGGGCCTCCAGTGTCTTCCCCATCCTCAGCGTCACGCTGCTCTTCTTTGGCGGGCTCTGCGTGGCGGCCAGCGAATTCCACCGAAGCAGACACAATGTCATCCTCAGTGCGGGCATCTTTTTCGTCTCTGCAGGTGAGCTTCCGGCCCCGGCCCCGAGGTCCTCACAGGCACCAACCCCCAGCCAGGCCCACGAGGACAGAGCAGTGCTCTTCAGGGTTCCATCCAGGGCAAGAGCGAGAAAATACTCCGCTCGTGTGAACAATGAAAAgccaggggctcccgggtggctcagtcagttgagcccccgagtttgacttctgctcaggtcatgatcccagggtcgtgggatggagccccgctctgccaggctctgctctgggcgtggaacctgcttgggattctctctctccctccctctgcccctctcctctgctctccctgtctctctctctctctctgaaacaaaattaaaaaaaaaaaagaatgaagagccaCAGACTTTACTTAGAACCAAAGATGCTGATACGCGAGGGTGGCATCATAGGAAGGCAGGAGACTAGGGTGGCAGGATCAGCCCAGAGGGGGACAGGGGCTGACTAGTGAGACAGCATATGTACGGTGACCCTTGAAcgacatgggtttgaactgtgcgggTCCACTGAGGAACGGATTTTCAGTAAATGCATATAGCAGTGGAAATGTATTTTTGTCTtccctatgatttttttaatggcattttcttttccctagcttacttcattgtaagaatacagtatagaatACATAGAACAAACAAAATACGAGTTTGTTGACCATGTTCTCAGTAAGGCTTCCCGTCAGCAGTAGGcaattagtagttaagttttgggaaaaccaaaagtaaaacacggatttttgactgtgcggggggtcagcacccctaactcctgtgttgttcaagggtcatgCTTGTGCgtagggtggggggcaggtgtggTGCGTGTAATGTGTGACCTGAAGGACCGGTTCAGTGTGCTTTGACGGGGTCCGCCTTTCTGTTCACTTGGGCACGTCTGCGTATGTCTCTGGCCCTTTGAGACGTGTCACGGCTTTCCAAGGGCTCAAATCCTCATATTGTTCAAAGCGTCTCCGGGAACCAGGTAGAAAGCCAGCAGCTCCGGATGCCCTCTGGGAAGAGCTCATAACCAATACCTGGCCTGTCCAGAAGGTGGCGAGAAGGATGAGTCAGTTGGGGAAGGGGCCCTgtgctctgccttctctctcctccccccatttCCATCCCTCCTCCACCCGCCTCATTTCCTCCCTTACCCCTGCGTGTCCatccccccttccttctcttcccaccccacccctcatccAGTGCCCTCAGGACGAATGCTTTAGAGAAGCATAGAacaaggtgggtgggggaaggggactcAACTCTGGTGGTGGCCTTCCAACTTGGCCCAGTGATGGCAGACCATTTAGCAGGGTGGGAACAGTAGAAGAAGAAATGATGTGTAAAGGGGGGGGCTTTCCTTCTAGGTGTTAATTCTGGCTCTACCTGGGTGAGCCTCGGGAACCTCCCCGACTCCCCATACCCTGATTTCTTcgactgtaaaatgggaaataataatagtatccacGTCTCAGTGTTGTTGGAAAGAGGCTGACCATAAAAAgcacaatattattttattttcttttttaagttttttttttttttttttagtcatcaCTACAcataacgcggggctcgaactcacagccccgagatcgagagtcacatgctcttccgactgagccagccaggtgcccccccaataTTATTTTCTAGTATTGGAAAAGCAGCAACGACATGGCTCCAAAGTCTAAAACCCAGCGCCCTGCCCCCCTCCTAGACCTTGCCCCCATTCTTCCCCCACTGTTTGCCCTGGGAAACAGGAAAACGGGGAAGTTGAACCACACCAAATCCAGCAACAGACCAGAGAGAAAGCCGCCATCTTGCTATGGGGATGTGGTCAGCCCAAAGGTGGTCACGGCCCCTGACCACGCTCTGTGTGGACTGACGGTAGCAACTGGCAAACTCGGGAATTTGTGTGGCTTTGAGGCACTTTCTAGTCATCCGCGGCCTGTCCAGACCCGCTGGGCTCTGACTGACCCAGTGCATAATGCATTGTGCTGACATTCGGGTTTCCCATGTGGGAGAAGGATCATTATTTTGTCCCCCAAGGGGATTGTCAGGGAAGAGTGTGTCACCAGCAACTTCTTTCTCACAAAGGGTATTGTGAAAGATGGCAGGTGGATCGGACACATGGGGACTGGGAAACATGAGGGGCAGCGGTGAAAGCCCTGAGGAGAAGCCAGAAGCTTGGGGTCTATTCCTAGACACCCCCATCTCCCAAAGGAATGCTGAAATGCCTCCATTTtcccacctataaaatgaaagTGTCAGAGGATTCGGCACTCTCTAAGGCTCTTTTTTGCTCAGCTCTTCTTAGGATCTGAGGTTTCAGGCAAGCAGTCAACAaccttttattgagcacctactacgggACAGGCACTGTGCATAATACTGAGGAGCATGGCCTCTGAAGCCAGGCTGCAGGGTGCAAATCTTGGCTCTACTACTTcccagctgtgtaaccttgggcaagtcccttcacctctctgtgacttagtttccttatctgaaaagtgGGGGTAACGATGGCCCTACTTCTTGAGGCTGTTAAGAGGCTCAAATGAGTTTGTATTTGTAAGATGCCTAGGATAGCACCTAGTACACAGTAACCACTTACTACATAGGAGCTGCTGGTATATACATTGCACCTGTTAATTCTCGGGCACCTTAATGTGCTTAGTCATTCAGGAAACACTCTTGGCTAtggccaggctctgggctaggAGATGGGGCCAAAGCCATGAACAAAGCCAGCCTAGGTCTGCCCTCAAGATGTTGACAGTCTAGTGGTTGGGAGAAAGTGATTGCCCACCTACATCTTGTTCTTCCTAAAATTTGTTACTGAAATCTAAGTGCACTGTGGCCAAAACACAGTCCTGGGTGCAAATCCCACCTCTACTATTTCCTAGCACTGTCAGCGTGGAAAGTTAcatagcttctctgtgcctcagtttcctcttctgtaaaagagggttagaggcacctggctggcttagctggaagagtgtgcaactcttgatctcagggtcgtgagctctaaccccacgttggatgtagagattaccaaaaaataaagaaataaactttaagagaggattagttttttttttaattttttaagtttatttatttattttgagagagagagagagagagagagagtacgcatGCACACAaatcggggaggggcacagagaaggagagacagaatcccaagcaggctctgtgccatcagctcagagcctgatgtggggctcaaactcacaaactgtgagatcatgacccaagctgagaccaagagtcagatgcttaaccaactgtgccacccagactccccaaggGAGGAGCAGGTCGGTTGTAATAACTGAGATGATGCATGTTAAGACTttgtacagtgcctggcacatggtaagagcCCTATAAGTTAATGGCAAGTCACTTGGCTTCCTGCCTCCTTTAACCTGGTCTGACATCCAAGTCTTTCTTTGaacttctccccctccccctcccccaaaaaaggcCTCCTTGAGGGGCCTCCCAAACTTTGCCACCAGAATTTCCCTGctagcagaggagaaagaaaacatggcCCTGGGGACTCGGGGGGCATCACTAGAAGCGCCTTGAGTGAGCTGAAATGTCTTTGAAGTCTGGCTcccatttacacttaaaaattcaTGTGAATTCTGCTCTCTCCTCCTTATTATATCCatgttcattttaatataaaagaatgtGTCTTCCCCACTAATCTTCAAGCCGAATTGACActccagaaagagaaggagtttTTCATCCTGTGGTTTCCtgcagcctgacacggggctgtcTGTGTCAACGCCCATGTTTAGAAATAGCTCAGTGATTAGAACTCGCTGCCTACCTGCTGGATGCCTGCGTAGGATCATGCCTGCAAGAGGAGACGGGGCAGAAGCAGACCCCCCAGCCCACCTTCCTGAAGCAAGTCCTAGATGGAGAATGAATGGCCAGAGATCAGAATCCAATATTAACTCCCCTCAAGGCACGTGCACCAGCAGGTCAGAACAGCACTGGAGCAGAGTCTCGTGGCCCCTGCCGTGCCCAGCTTTAACCCTTTAGTTGATGGACCACTGGGGAGACCTTGGGGATCCACAAGAAGAGTACGGAGCAGCCAAGGACCAGAAAGGGAGCACAGGAGGCCGCTGGATCTGGTTACTCACCAGCTGTGCTAGGAACTGTAACGAGGGCCTCCATTTAGCCCCGCCCTAAAATTGGAGGCAAGGAGATGCCAGCCGATATACCAACTCCCCCGAGTCAATGTTGGTATCACGCCCCggaagagacaaaaagagagactCAACCTTTGGAACAATAATGTGAGGAAGGTGGTCAGAGATCATCACAGCCCCTGGGTCCTCAGGTTCTATTGTTTCTTCTTACCACTCCCTAGAGAATCAGCTCATCTCTAAGTGACTATTTCCAGGGCTACTCCGATGGCACTTAGGGACACTAAGTCTGCAGGCCATGCCTACTGGGGACATCGGCTTCGCGCTCCCCAATtcctgacgctcaaccgacagctAACTGAAAGCATTACCTTCTCTGGTGCAGATAAAAAAGACTTAGTAAGCTACTGTCCCTTCCCCTTGGACTCGTTGGGTCCCCCAACTACAGGTGTAGACCCATCTATGTCCACCGGACAGCTGCATTTAGACTCTCGATAAACACGTCCACCTCAGTGCATTCCAatccttcctcttctctaaaCCTGTTCTCTTTGCTGCCTCTCATTTTAGCTCAGGATGTCACCTCATCATCCAAGCTAACACCCTAGCAGgtcactcttgatttcttctgtcACATAATGTAGTCAGTAGCCTTTCGGCTCCTGGCTCAACCCCATTCAATGTCACCTTGTTTTCAAACCCCAGGGGCACACCTGTCTTGCCTCCCTTTGCTCCCGAACCATTTTACATGCGTCTCTGATAGAGCCCTCCCTGTATTTTGCTCTAATTGCATTTACATGTCAGTCTCTCCTACCCACGGTGAGGAATTCAGAGGCGGGTACCTGTACCTCCTTCATTCTGCCATCCTCATGACTTAGCGCCAGAGATCAGGTTTGGATGGAATGAATGGCTCGTAAGGGAGAATGCATGCATTCCGGAGCTCGCCGGCGCTCGCTACAGAAATAGGGCGCATCCCATAGCTGAACGCAGGCCACCGGGGACCGAGCAGCAGAATTCCTCACATCCCAAGAGACGGACCTCGTGAGACATACCCCGTGGTGGGATTTCCCAGCCATAAATCCATTCACCCGTCTCCCTGTTACCTCCAcactttctataaatatttcaagGCTCAAAGTTACCGCAGAGGTGTGTGAAAgatgtgtttctcttttcccttcttttaggGTTAAGCAACATCATCGGCATCATAGTTTATATATCAGCCAATGCCGGAGACCCCGGGCAGCGTGACTCCAAAAAAAGCTACTCCTATGGCTGGTCCTTTTATTTCGGGGCCTTCTCTTTCATCATCGCAGAAATCGTGGGAGTTGTCGCTGTGCACATCTATATAGAAAAACATCAGCAGTTACGTGCCAAATCCCACTCGGAGCTCCTGAAGAAATCCACCTTTGCGCGCCTTCCGCCCTACAGGTATCGATTCCGGAGGCGTTCAAGTTCGCGCTCCACGGAGCCCAGATCCCGAGACCTGTCCCCCATCAGCAAAGGCTTCCACACCATCCCTTCCACTGACATCTCCATGTTCACCCTCTCCCGGGACCCCTCAAAGATCACCATGGGGACCCTCCTCAACTCCGACCGGGACCATGCTTTTCTACAGTTCCACAATTCCACGCCCAAAGAGTTCAAGGAGTCGCTGCATAATAATCCGGCCAACAGGCGCACTACGCCCGTCTGAACTGACCTCTGCCCTCTGGCCTCCGCCCCAGCACAGCCGCGGGGGCAGCGAACAGAGGTGGCTGGGAGGTTGCATGGCATGGTCCTCGTGATGGTATTACTTTTTACAAAGAATGAAACCAAATGGACTCAGCCCTCTCCCAAACTTGGCCCCGGGCCCTCCGGGtcctacccccctcccccaactcccaaccCTCCCCCTCCAGGCCCCCCCCCAACTTTTCAAGCCAACCCCATGatgtcatttctctctctgtgtatctgtgccagatgttttcctctcttccttctttactgGAAGGACCTCCACATTCTTCCCTCCTTGGAAGAGGACTTTACTCAAAGTCACGGGTGGTggcttgggggggagggggaccccCGATTCCCCAGGCGCGTGCAGTTGTCCCCATTGCCCACTCACATGAATCCTCAGGACCCCACCTGCCCAGGTGGCCCTGAGGGAGGCATTCACCTTTACGTGTTAGAAAAACATGACCAGAAATCAAAGATGTCAGAGCCCTGAAGCAGCTAATGTAATAAGCACTCATGTTATTAAAGGTTTTGCCTTGTTGTAACCAACCAAGCTGGGCGTGTTCTGTTTCTTCCGGCTACTTCTTGCACAAACTCCCTGCCTGCCGTGGGACTGGCTCGCCTCTGTGTGAGAAGCTGAATTCTGCTCGTCACACGCTAACCACCAGGAAGGCTCCCTACCACCCTGTCACCCCTTGAGGCCAGCAAGGTGCTCCCCCGACCAGTGTCAGAGTCGGCGAG
This window encodes:
- the CACNG3 gene encoding voltage-dependent calcium channel gamma-3 subunit translates to MSPGGAVRASSVFPILSVTLLFFGGLCVAASEFHRSRHNVILSAGIFFVSAGLSNIIGIIVYISANAGDPGQRDSKKSYSYGWSFYFGAFSFIIAEIVGVVAVHIYIEKHQQLRAKSHSELLKKSTFARLPPYRYRFRRRSSSRSTEPRSRDLSPISKGFHTIPSTDISMFTLSRDPSKITMGTLLNSDRDHAFLQFHNSTPKEFKESLHNNPANRRTTPV